One genomic region from Luteibacter yeojuensis encodes:
- the gltB gene encoding glutamate synthase large subunit: MVKQGNPRLYDEAFEHDSCGFGLVAQIDGHASAALVDTAFAALAKLSHRGGVNADGISGDGCGVLLRRPVEWLRALASEAGIALATHFASGLVFLDPDGDDAAARVLEDELAKVNLSVAGWRDVHVDASACGPLASSSMPRVRQVFVDAPGDLAPDAFEAALFRARRRAELALAHDRHFYVVSLSGEVAGYKAMAAPGRLRDVYPDLKHPALVADAVVFHQRFSTNTSPQWRLAQPFRFLAHNGEINTIRANRRWMQARTSVLRSDRVDLSDIGPLVRQSGSDSESLDNALEVLLTGGMDLLAAMRVLVPPAYAAREDIDEDLAAFYEYYALHSEPWDGPAGLVMCDGRYAACTLDRNGLRPARWSLSDDNHLIVASETGLWDVPSSRIVAKGRLAPGEMIAVDFREHRLLRNADIDAINRARAPFRDWLRNGVTYLESDLIDPSLAAEPLPAEELRRYQKLYGLSREECESVLKVLAETEAEATGSMGDDTPMAVLSRQIRPLFDRFRQGFAQVTNPPIDPLRERLVMSLVTQIGQERNIFDLGPENAKQILLNSPILSQRKLRQILANPAYADTPRFDLMFGGDETLEQALRRICDDVEAAVRRGVQIVFLSDRYPRRDLLPIHALLATGAVHARLVDTGLRCQCNIMVETATPRDPHHFACLLGFGATAIYPWLAYQSLFDMGRSGHIRKGEGAPREIGRNYRRGIRKGLLKILSKMGISTVAGYRGAQLFEIVGLASEVVSLCFPGTPSRIGGSGFADLEREQRLLAAEAWDEAQALRAGGLYKYVHGGEFHMYNPDVIASLQVAVRTGEWTDYERYAHYVDTRPPSALRDLLVPREATPVPLDEVEPVEDILKRFDSAGMSLGALSPEAHEALAIAMNRLGARSNSGEGGEDPSRYGTDRASKIKQVASGRFGVTPAYLVNAEVLQIKIAQGAKPGEGGQLPGHKVDATIARLRYAKPGIGLISPPPHHDIYSIEDLAQLIHDLKEVNPQALVSVKLVSHAGVGTVAAGVVKAGADLITVSGHDGGTGASPLTSIKYAGTPWELGLAETQQTLRLNDLRGRVRLQTDGGLKTGLDVVKAAMLGAESFGFGTGPMVALGCKYLRICHLNNCATGVATQHPVLRQKHFLGLPDMVMNYFRFVAEDVRRHLARLGVRSLAELIGQSDRLEQRDGVTPVQERLDLSPLIGDDGLGAKVDFACTLGRNPMRDPAALASRIAADTRIAVTEGSGGTFRYPIVNTDRAIGARLSGDVARQWGDAGMAERPINLHLAGAAGQSLGAWNAAGVHIDLVGEANDGVGKGMAGGRLVIRPPADSPFASRDASIIGNTCLYGATGGELFAAGQAGERFAVRNSGALAVVEGAGDHCCEYMTGGVVAVLGRTGLNFGAGMTGGFAYVLDIERSFVDCYNHELVDIVRISHEGMEHYMQHLRRLIARHSELTGSAWGAHVLGDFRGLLQRFWLVKPKAASLDALAEELRSAA; the protein is encoded by the coding sequence GCTCGCATCCTCGTCGATGCCGCGCGTGCGCCAGGTCTTCGTCGACGCGCCGGGCGATCTCGCGCCGGACGCGTTCGAGGCCGCCTTGTTCCGCGCGCGCCGCCGCGCGGAACTCGCGCTCGCGCACGACAGGCATTTCTACGTGGTGTCGCTGTCCGGCGAAGTGGCCGGCTACAAGGCGATGGCCGCGCCCGGCCGCCTGCGCGACGTGTACCCCGATCTGAAGCATCCGGCCCTCGTCGCCGACGCGGTGGTCTTCCACCAGCGCTTCTCCACGAACACCTCGCCGCAGTGGCGCCTGGCCCAACCGTTCCGCTTCCTCGCGCACAATGGCGAGATCAATACCATCCGCGCCAATCGCCGCTGGATGCAGGCGCGTACATCGGTGCTCCGATCCGATCGCGTCGACCTTTCCGATATCGGCCCGCTGGTGCGGCAGAGCGGTTCGGATTCCGAAAGCCTCGACAACGCGCTGGAAGTGCTGCTCACCGGCGGCATGGACCTGCTCGCCGCCATGCGCGTGCTGGTGCCGCCCGCGTATGCCGCGCGCGAGGACATCGACGAGGACCTTGCCGCCTTCTACGAGTATTACGCGCTGCACAGCGAGCCATGGGACGGTCCCGCCGGCCTCGTGATGTGCGACGGCCGGTATGCGGCCTGCACGCTGGACAGGAACGGCCTGCGCCCCGCGCGCTGGTCGCTGTCCGACGACAACCACCTCATCGTGGCTTCCGAAACCGGCCTCTGGGACGTGCCCTCGTCGCGCATCGTCGCCAAGGGGCGTCTTGCTCCGGGCGAGATGATCGCGGTGGATTTCCGCGAGCACCGCCTGCTGCGCAACGCCGACATCGATGCGATCAACCGTGCCCGTGCGCCGTTCCGCGACTGGCTGCGCAACGGGGTGACCTACCTCGAATCCGACCTCATCGATCCCAGCCTGGCCGCGGAGCCCCTGCCCGCGGAGGAGTTGCGCCGGTACCAGAAGCTCTACGGCCTCTCGCGCGAGGAATGCGAGTCGGTGCTGAAGGTGCTCGCCGAGACGGAAGCCGAGGCGACCGGATCGATGGGCGACGACACGCCGATGGCGGTATTGTCGCGGCAGATCCGCCCCTTGTTCGACCGCTTCCGCCAGGGCTTCGCCCAGGTGACGAACCCGCCCATCGATCCCCTGCGCGAGCGTCTGGTGATGTCGCTGGTGACGCAGATCGGGCAGGAGCGCAACATTTTCGATCTCGGACCCGAGAACGCGAAGCAGATCCTGCTGAACTCGCCGATCCTGTCGCAGCGGAAACTGCGCCAGATCCTCGCCAATCCCGCGTACGCCGACACGCCGCGCTTCGACCTCATGTTCGGCGGCGACGAGACGCTGGAGCAGGCGCTTCGGCGCATCTGCGACGACGTCGAGGCAGCGGTGCGGCGCGGCGTCCAGATCGTGTTCCTCAGCGACCGCTATCCGCGCCGCGACCTGCTGCCCATCCACGCCCTGCTCGCCACCGGCGCGGTGCATGCGCGCCTGGTCGATACCGGCCTGCGCTGCCAGTGCAACATCATGGTCGAGACGGCCACGCCACGCGACCCGCATCACTTCGCCTGCCTGCTGGGCTTCGGTGCCACGGCGATCTATCCGTGGCTCGCTTACCAGAGCCTGTTCGACATGGGCCGCAGCGGCCACATACGCAAGGGTGAAGGCGCACCTCGCGAGATCGGCCGCAACTACCGTCGCGGCATCCGCAAGGGTCTCCTGAAGATCCTGTCGAAGATGGGAATCTCCACGGTCGCCGGCTATCGCGGCGCGCAGCTGTTCGAGATCGTGGGTCTCGCATCCGAGGTGGTGTCGCTGTGCTTCCCGGGGACGCCTTCGCGCATCGGCGGTTCCGGCTTCGCCGACCTCGAGCGGGAACAGCGCCTGCTCGCCGCCGAAGCCTGGGACGAGGCGCAGGCACTGCGTGCCGGCGGCCTCTATAAGTACGTGCACGGCGGCGAGTTCCACATGTACAACCCGGACGTCATCGCCAGCCTGCAGGTGGCGGTCCGCACTGGCGAGTGGACGGATTACGAGAGGTACGCACACTATGTGGACACGCGTCCGCCGTCGGCGCTGCGCGACCTGCTCGTCCCGCGCGAGGCCACGCCGGTGCCGCTCGACGAGGTGGAGCCGGTCGAGGACATCCTGAAGCGCTTCGATTCCGCGGGCATGTCGCTTGGCGCGCTGTCGCCCGAGGCGCACGAGGCATTGGCCATCGCGATGAACCGCCTCGGCGCGCGCAGCAATTCGGGCGAAGGCGGCGAAGATCCCTCCCGCTACGGCACCGACCGCGCATCGAAGATCAAGCAGGTCGCTTCGGGCCGCTTCGGCGTCACCCCGGCCTACCTGGTCAATGCCGAGGTGCTGCAGATCAAGATCGCGCAGGGCGCCAAACCCGGCGAGGGCGGTCAGCTGCCGGGTCACAAGGTGGATGCCACCATTGCCCGGCTGCGCTACGCGAAGCCGGGCATCGGCCTTATCTCGCCGCCGCCGCACCACGACATCTATTCCATCGAGGACCTCGCCCAGCTCATCCACGACCTGAAGGAGGTCAATCCGCAGGCGCTGGTGTCGGTGAAGCTCGTCTCCCATGCGGGGGTCGGCACGGTCGCCGCAGGCGTGGTGAAGGCGGGCGCGGACCTCATCACGGTATCCGGGCACGACGGCGGCACCGGCGCGAGTCCGCTCACGTCGATCAAGTACGCGGGCACGCCGTGGGAGCTGGGTCTCGCCGAGACGCAGCAGACGTTGCGCCTCAACGACCTGCGCGGCCGCGTGCGCCTGCAGACCGATGGCGGCCTCAAGACCGGCCTCGACGTCGTCAAGGCGGCGATGCTCGGCGCGGAGAGCTTCGGTTTCGGCACCGGGCCGATGGTGGCGCTGGGGTGCAAGTACCTGCGCATCTGCCACCTCAACAACTGCGCGACCGGTGTCGCCACGCAGCATCCGGTATTGCGGCAGAAGCATTTCCTCGGCCTGCCCGACATGGTGATGAACTACTTCCGCTTCGTCGCCGAAGACGTGCGCCGGCACCTCGCGCGACTGGGCGTGCGCTCGCTCGCCGAACTGATCGGCCAGAGCGACAGGCTCGAGCAGCGCGATGGCGTGACCCCGGTACAGGAGCGCCTGGACCTTTCGCCGTTGATCGGCGACGACGGCCTCGGCGCCAAAGTGGATTTCGCCTGCACGCTGGGACGGAATCCGATGCGCGACCCCGCCGCGCTCGCGAGCCGCATCGCCGCCGACACGCGGATCGCGGTGACCGAAGGATCGGGCGGCACCTTCCGTTATCCCATCGTCAATACCGATCGCGCCATCGGTGCGCGTCTCTCCGGCGACGTGGCACGCCAGTGGGGCGATGCCGGTATGGCCGAACGGCCGATCAACCTGCACCTGGCCGGAGCGGCGGGGCAGAGCCTCGGCGCATGGAATGCGGCCGGCGTGCATATCGACCTCGTCGGCGAAGCCAACGATGGCGTGGGCAAGGGCATGGCCGGTGGCCGCCTCGTCATTCGTCCGCCCGCCGACTCGCCCTTCGCGAGCCGGGACGCGTCGATCATCGGCAACACCTGCCTGTATGGCGCCACGGGGGGCGAACTCTTCGCGGCGGGGCAGGCGGGCGAACGCTTCGCCGTGCGCAACTCCGGCGCGTTGGCCGTCGTGGAAGGCGCGGGCGACCACTGCTGCGAATACATGACCGGCGGCGTGGTCGCCGTGCTGGGCCGCACGGGGCTCAATTTCGGCGCGGGCATGACGGGTGGGTTCGCCTACGTGCTCGACATCGAGCGCAGCTTCGTCGACTGCTACAACCATGAACTCGTCGACATCGTGCGCATCTCGCACGAAGGCATGGAGCATTACATGCAGCACCTGCGCCGGCTCATCGCACGCCATTCCGAACTCACCGGCAGCGCCTGGGGCGCTCATGTGTTGGGCGACTTCCGCGGCCTGCTGCAGCGGTTCTGGCTGGTCAAGCCCAAGGCGGCAAGCCTCGACGCGCTGGCCGAAGAATTGCGGAGCGCCGCATGA
- a CDS encoding FAD-dependent oxidoreductase, with translation MSAKDFQFLETPRQTPRTVPVAVRVLGYGEISGDFATPEASAQSGRCIDCGNPYCEHACPVHNYIPNWLKLVQDGRLFEAATLMHETNPLPEICGRVCPQDRLCEGACTLEQGDFGAVTIGSVERWVTDEAIRQGWRPDLSRVRDTGARVAIVGAGPAGLACADRLRRAGIAADVFDRQHEIGGLLTFGIPPFKLDKTVVRTRRMVLEGMGVQFHLGIEIGRDIRFDDLLADYDAVFVGTGAYTYVDGRLEGRELRGVHDALPFLVANTERLLREEPPSPEYDLAGKHVVVLGGGDTGMDCNRTAIRLGAASVTCVYRRDEPSMPGSRREVGYSREEGVRFLFQRQPVALVDDGSGHVGAVRIVETQLVEDGDGRPHPQNVAGSEADLRADVVIQAFGFQPSPPDWCDAFGIERDRHGRILTGGEGRLPQQTSHPLVFAGGDNVRGADLVVRAVYDGREAAASIARMLAAEKSNNAVAA, from the coding sequence ATGAGCGCGAAGGATTTCCAGTTCCTCGAGACTCCCCGGCAGACGCCGCGCACCGTGCCGGTGGCGGTGCGCGTGCTCGGTTACGGCGAGATCTCCGGCGACTTCGCCACGCCGGAGGCTTCGGCGCAGTCCGGGCGCTGCATCGATTGCGGCAATCCCTATTGCGAACACGCGTGCCCGGTGCACAACTACATCCCGAACTGGCTGAAGCTCGTGCAGGACGGCCGCCTCTTCGAAGCCGCCACGCTCATGCACGAAACCAACCCGCTGCCGGAAATCTGCGGCCGCGTGTGTCCGCAGGATCGTCTTTGCGAAGGTGCGTGCACGCTGGAGCAGGGCGACTTCGGCGCGGTGACCATCGGCAGCGTGGAACGCTGGGTCACCGACGAGGCCATCCGCCAGGGTTGGCGTCCGGATCTTTCCCGCGTGCGCGACACGGGCGCGCGCGTCGCCATCGTCGGTGCGGGGCCTGCGGGGCTTGCGTGCGCGGATCGCCTGCGTCGCGCGGGCATCGCCGCGGATGTCTTCGATCGCCAGCATGAGATCGGCGGCCTGCTCACCTTCGGCATTCCGCCGTTCAAGCTCGACAAGACCGTGGTGCGCACCCGGCGCATGGTGCTCGAGGGCATGGGCGTGCAATTCCATCTTGGTATCGAGATCGGTCGCGATATCCGATTCGACGACCTGCTCGCGGATTACGATGCTGTCTTCGTCGGCACGGGTGCTTATACCTATGTCGATGGGCGGCTCGAAGGTCGCGAGCTGCGTGGGGTGCACGATGCGCTGCCCTTCCTCGTCGCCAATACCGAGAGGCTCCTGCGCGAAGAGCCGCCGTCGCCGGAATACGATCTCGCCGGCAAGCACGTGGTGGTGCTCGGCGGCGGCGACACGGGCATGGACTGCAATCGCACGGCGATCCGCCTGGGCGCCGCCTCGGTGACCTGCGTCTATCGTCGCGACGAACCGAGCATGCCCGGTTCGCGCCGGGAGGTCGGCTACAGCCGGGAAGAGGGCGTGCGCTTCCTCTTCCAGCGCCAGCCGGTGGCCCTCGTCGACGATGGCAGCGGCCATGTTGGCGCCGTGCGCATCGTCGAGACGCAGCTCGTCGAAGACGGCGACGGCCGCCCCCATCCGCAAAACGTGGCGGGCAGCGAAGCCGATCTTCGCGCCGATGTCGTGATTCAGGCCTTCGGCTTCCAGCCGAGCCCGCCGGACTGGTGCGACGCCTTCGGCATCGAGCGCGACCGCCATGGTCGCATCCTGACCGGCGGCGAAGGACGGTTGCCCCAGCAGACCAGCCACCCACTTGTCTTCGCGGGTGGCGACAACGTGCGCGGCGCCGACCTCGTCGTACGCGCCGTTTACGACGGTCGCGAAGCGGCGGCGTCGATCGCACGGATGCTTGCGGCTGAAAAGTCGAACAACGCGGTCGCTGCCTGA